A genomic stretch from Sphingobacterium sp. ML3W includes:
- the accB gene encoding acetyl-CoA carboxylase biotin carboxyl carrier protein: protein MGMDIKQIQDLIKFVSKSGVNEVSIEEQDFKITIKTNQEPTYVTASVPAVAPIATAPVAQAAAPAPVATPAAPAASADANLITIKSPMIGTFYRSAGPGKPSFVNIGDDINTGNVLCIVEAMKLFNEIESEVSGKIVKILVEDAQPVEYDQPLFLVEPK from the coding sequence ATGGGTATGGATATCAAACAAATTCAAGACTTGATTAAATTCGTTTCAAAATCAGGTGTGAATGAAGTCTCGATTGAAGAGCAAGATTTTAAAATTACAATAAAGACAAATCAAGAGCCTACGTATGTAACAGCTTCTGTTCCAGCTGTAGCACCAATTGCTACTGCACCTGTTGCTCAAGCTGCAGCTCCAGCTCCGGTAGCTACACCTGCGGCACCAGCTGCTAGCGCTGATGCGAACTTGATTACAATCAAATCACCAATGATCGGTACATTTTACCGTTCAGCGGGACCTGGTAAACCATCTTTCGTTAATATTGGTGATGATATCAATACAGGTAATGTATTGTGTATTGTTGAAGCGATGAAATTGTTCAACGAAATCGAATCTGAAGTTTCTGGTAAAATCGTTAAGATTTTGGTAGAGGATGCTCAACCTGTTGAGTATGACCAACCATTATTCTTAGTTGAGCCTAAGTAA
- a CDS encoding ABC transporter ATP-binding protein, whose product MIQLKHLFKWYNVGGTRSFVLKDVSLDIAEGDFISIMGPSGSGKSTLLNIIGMLDEPDEGEYIFMDENVLEMKAKKRSQLYQSHIGYVFQAYHLLDELTVYENIETPLIYKDISSKERKAIVADMLDRFGIVGKKDLFPAQLSGGQQQIVGIARALAGSPKLLLADEPTGNLNSKQGEEIMELFKQLNDDGVTIIQVTHSEKNAEYGKRIVNMLDGQLK is encoded by the coding sequence ATGATACAATTAAAACATTTATTCAAGTGGTATAACGTAGGTGGTACACGCTCATTTGTTCTCAAAGATGTCAGTTTAGATATAGCAGAAGGTGATTTCATATCCATTATGGGCCCTTCGGGTTCAGGCAAATCTACCCTGTTGAATATTATCGGTATGCTGGACGAACCGGACGAAGGTGAATATATCTTTATGGATGAAAATGTATTGGAGATGAAAGCAAAAAAACGGTCGCAACTCTACCAATCTCATATTGGATATGTATTTCAGGCTTACCATTTACTGGATGAATTAACAGTATATGAAAATATAGAAACACCACTGATCTATAAAGACATTTCCAGCAAAGAGCGTAAAGCCATTGTGGCCGATATGCTTGACCGCTTTGGTATTGTGGGAAAGAAAGATCTATTTCCGGCTCAGCTGTCCGGTGGGCAACAACAGATCGTTGGTATCGCTCGCGCATTGGCGGGATCTCCGAAACTCCTGTTGGCAGATGAACCGACGGGTAACCTCAATTCCAAACAAGGCGAAGAGATCATGGAACTGTTCAAACAATTGAATGATGACGGTGTCACAATCATACAAGTTACCCACTCCGAAAAAAATGCGGAGTACGGCAAAAGAATTGTCAATATGCTGGATGGCCAGCTCAAATAA
- a CDS encoding helix-turn-helix transcriptional regulator, with protein sequence MTKLGEFLAKKSVNKSQIARRTGLSKARINELTMTETSKLRLDEMYLIALAIDTDPAKMMSELCEHLQLKEIED encoded by the coding sequence ATGACCAAACTAGGCGAATTTTTAGCGAAGAAGTCTGTAAATAAGTCTCAGATTGCGCGCAGAACAGGACTAAGTAAAGCCAGGATCAATGAATTAACAATGACCGAAACATCCAAATTGCGTTTGGATGAAATGTATTTAATCGCTTTGGCTATCGATACCGATCCAGCTAAAATGATGTCCGAATTATGTGAACATCTTCAATTGAAAGAGATTGAGGATTAA
- a CDS encoding beta-ketoacyl-ACP synthase III gives MSKIHAAITAVNGYVPDYILTNKELETMVDTNDEWIVSRTGIKERRILKGEGLATSDLAVPAVQGLLKKRGIEATDIDLIIFCTSTPDMLFPATANILADKIGATNAWGFDLQAACSGFLFGLNTGTQFIKAGTHKKVLVIGADKMSSVINYQDRNTCILFGDGCGCVLLEPNEEGLGIQDAILKTDGSGGQFLNIKGGGSLNPASHATVDAGLHYAYQEGRTVFKFAVTNMADVAHDVMVKNNLKSEDIAWLVPHQANKRIIDATAERVGLPEEKVMVNIQKYGNTTSGTIPLCLWEWESQLKKGDNLILAAFGGGFTWGSIYLKWAY, from the coding sequence ATGTCAAAGATTCATGCCGCGATTACGGCTGTAAATGGTTACGTTCCGGATTACATCCTCACCAACAAAGAGTTGGAAACAATGGTCGATACCAACGACGAGTGGATTGTATCACGAACAGGAATCAAAGAAAGACGCATCTTAAAGGGCGAAGGACTTGCTACATCAGATCTTGCTGTACCTGCCGTTCAGGGTTTATTGAAAAAGAGAGGAATAGAAGCGACAGATATCGATTTAATTATCTTTTGTACCAGTACACCTGATATGCTGTTTCCCGCTACAGCAAATATTTTGGCCGATAAAATCGGAGCGACAAATGCATGGGGCTTTGATCTACAGGCAGCTTGTTCGGGCTTCTTGTTCGGACTGAATACCGGAACACAGTTTATCAAAGCAGGTACGCACAAAAAAGTGCTTGTCATCGGTGCTGATAAAATGTCATCGGTAATCAATTATCAAGACCGTAATACCTGTATCCTTTTTGGAGATGGTTGTGGTTGTGTGTTATTGGAGCCAAATGAAGAAGGATTGGGTATACAGGATGCGATTTTGAAAACAGATGGTTCTGGTGGCCAATTCCTCAATATTAAAGGTGGTGGTTCATTAAACCCTGCTTCACATGCTACTGTTGACGCAGGATTACATTATGCTTACCAAGAAGGCCGTACAGTATTCAAATTTGCAGTGACAAATATGGCTGATGTTGCTCATGATGTCATGGTGAAAAACAATTTGAAGTCAGAAGACATTGCTTGGTTGGTACCACATCAGGCCAACAAACGTATCATCGATGCAACAGCAGAACGTGTAGGTCTTCCGGAAGAAAAAGTGATGGTGAACATCCAAAAATATGGAAATACAACTAGTGGAACAATCCCTCTATGCTTGTGGGAATGGGAATCTCAATTGAAAAAAGGAGATAACCTGATCCTTGCTGCTTTCGGTGGTGGCTTCACCTGGGGATCCATCTATTTAAAATGGGCGTATTAA
- a CDS encoding transglutaminase-like domain-containing protein: MMNERELKSLIFLLDDTDQQIIQEVEHQLKSQGPEIVPYLEKFWESSFEPRVQGRLENIIHEIQFDQTKNELQIWNLSNSFNLLEGLIILNNYQYPSYEDHKIVLKIEDLKTEVWRGLQYDMSPLEKVNLLNHVLFGSFGLSGNTKDYHHPQNSYIGQVLDTKQGNPLTLSCIYSIIAQKLDIPIYGINLPKHFILAYMESDEEGNENVLFYINAFNRGQIMQKSDVNSFLKQLNLGPDREFTFPCDNVTIMKRALRNLLSAYEAHESSGKQQEIRELFELLA, from the coding sequence ATGATGAATGAGAGAGAGCTGAAATCGTTAATATTCCTGTTGGACGATACTGATCAACAGATTATTCAGGAAGTGGAGCATCAGTTAAAAAGCCAAGGTCCTGAAATTGTTCCTTATTTGGAAAAATTTTGGGAGTCGAGCTTTGAACCAAGAGTCCAGGGGCGGCTGGAAAACATTATTCATGAAATTCAATTCGACCAGACCAAAAATGAATTGCAGATCTGGAATCTGAGCAATTCCTTCAATCTACTGGAAGGACTTATCATCCTCAATAACTATCAATATCCTTCTTACGAAGACCATAAAATCGTGTTGAAGATCGAAGATCTGAAAACAGAAGTGTGGCGCGGACTACAATACGATATGAGTCCATTGGAGAAGGTGAACCTGCTGAACCATGTGTTATTTGGTTCCTTTGGACTATCTGGCAACACAAAGGATTATCACCATCCGCAAAACTCCTATATCGGTCAGGTTTTGGACACGAAGCAGGGGAATCCGTTGACCTTATCCTGTATCTATAGCATTATTGCGCAAAAACTGGATATCCCGATCTATGGGATCAATTTACCCAAGCATTTTATTCTGGCTTACATGGAATCGGATGAGGAAGGAAATGAAAATGTTTTGTTTTACATCAATGCATTTAACCGTGGGCAGATCATGCAAAAAAGTGATGTTAATTCGTTCCTGAAGCAGTTAAACCTAGGTCCGGACAGGGAATTTACATTTCCCTGCGACAATGTGACTATCATGAAGCGCGCTTTGCGGAATCTCCTGTCAGCGTATGAAGCACATGAAAGTTCAGGCAAGCAACAGGAAATCAGAGAACTGTTCGAATTGCTTGCTTGA
- the rpmF gene encoding 50S ribosomal protein L32 produces MAHPKRKTSKSRRDKRRTHYKAEAPSLTVCKETGAVHLPHRAYKVDGNLYYNGKLIIENTAVV; encoded by the coding sequence ATGGCACATCCAAAACGTAAAACTTCTAAATCAAGAAGAGACAAAAGAAGAACACATTATAAAGCTGAAGCTCCTAGCTTGACAGTATGTAAAGAAACTGGCGCAGTTCATTTACCTCACCGTGCTTACAAAGTAGACGGAAACTTGTACTACAACGGTAAATTGATCATTGAAAATACAGCTGTTGTCTAA
- a CDS encoding ABC transporter permease produces MIGNSLKIAWRNMAKNKLYSFIKIGGFAFGIAICILIVLYIKQETSYNKFYPAMDRIYRLVVQLPIEGKIQRWVSLSAPVAPTLKAEIPAIEQTGRILPNPLFGAGSNQLSLNDNPQSFYDDGFVYVDQSILDMFPTPMISGRLAHALDQPNTLVITKSKAEKYFKTDPIGQTIYLNNNKSKLYTITGVIEDIPQNSTLAGYSFFISLAGEPFYPGEQNQWLSNNYTVYVKLKPQANIEQTEKEILKNYKEHYLPEYKKSGRKLNPLFEQVKINLQNALDIHLKSADIEDDKVSTLNRGDIRLVWTFATVALFILLIACINFINLSTANAATRAKEIGIRKTIGSTRTSLIGQFLLEAICYSVLSLFIGLLLSWFLLPIFNNLANKSLTIPWTSIYFFPSLLVAIIFIGSLAGIYPALYLSRFKPIAALKNKTTGAKSSLFRNGLVIFQFATSIILIVSALVTNQQIRYILEKDLGFKKEQVIVLRGVGTLGNQIPSLKNELKSIPNVSSVSLGDFLPVPIDGAKRNGNPFWNEGRREVDMATQGQFWEIDQDYLSTFGLQLTKGRNFDPKMATDSTAAIINQKLADDLGLKNPIGAKITNGNTWTVVGVVDNFIFESLKGKGYAGLCMVLRGYPSLLSIKVKPENLQQTLNGINTVWNKFSPNQKINYSFLDEGFASLYQDVERTKNIFSCFAIVAIFVAALGLFGLATYVTQQRTKEIGVRKVLGASTLRLLKLLSGDFIKLVFVALVIASPVAWWAMNQWLRDFNYKIDINWIYFILAGMGAVLIALGTISYQTWKAIRTNPVDSLRDE; encoded by the coding sequence ATGATAGGAAATAGTCTTAAAATCGCTTGGCGAAATATGGCAAAAAATAAACTCTATTCTTTTATAAAGATCGGAGGATTTGCTTTTGGTATTGCAATCTGTATTCTCATCGTACTTTATATCAAACAGGAGACCAGTTACAACAAATTTTATCCAGCGATGGATCGAATTTATCGTCTGGTCGTTCAGCTTCCGATCGAAGGTAAGATACAGCGTTGGGTGTCACTTTCGGCACCCGTTGCCCCAACGCTTAAAGCTGAAATTCCAGCTATAGAACAAACGGGCCGCATTCTCCCCAATCCGTTGTTTGGCGCGGGCAGCAACCAGCTCTCCCTGAACGACAATCCGCAGAGCTTTTACGATGATGGTTTTGTATACGTTGATCAATCTATTCTGGACATGTTTCCGACACCTATGATTTCAGGAAGACTTGCTCACGCATTAGATCAACCCAACACATTGGTCATTACGAAAAGTAAAGCGGAAAAATATTTCAAAACTGATCCTATCGGACAGACCATCTATCTGAACAATAACAAATCCAAGCTATATACCATCACTGGTGTGATTGAAGACATACCTCAAAATTCTACGCTGGCCGGTTATAGCTTCTTTATCTCTCTTGCGGGTGAACCTTTCTATCCCGGCGAGCAAAACCAATGGCTCAGCAATAATTATACGGTCTACGTTAAATTAAAACCACAGGCCAACATTGAACAAACAGAAAAAGAGATCCTAAAGAACTATAAAGAGCATTATTTGCCGGAATACAAAAAATCGGGTCGAAAGCTCAATCCTTTATTCGAACAGGTAAAAATCAACTTACAAAATGCACTGGATATCCATTTAAAGTCTGCTGATATTGAAGACGATAAAGTCAGTACACTTAATAGAGGCGATATCCGTCTGGTTTGGACATTTGCCACCGTAGCGTTATTTATTCTTCTGATAGCCTGTATCAACTTTATCAACCTGTCCACGGCCAATGCCGCTACACGAGCCAAAGAAATCGGTATCCGCAAAACAATTGGTTCGACAAGGACATCATTGATCGGACAATTCTTGCTCGAAGCAATTTGCTATAGTGTATTATCTTTATTCATTGGTCTATTGCTGAGTTGGTTTTTGTTGCCTATATTCAACAATCTCGCCAATAAGTCCTTGACGATTCCCTGGACATCCATATACTTTTTTCCATCTTTATTGGTGGCGATAATTTTCATCGGCAGCTTGGCCGGAATCTACCCAGCCTTGTATCTATCCCGATTTAAACCAATTGCTGCCTTGAAAAATAAGACCACCGGAGCCAAATCCTCGTTATTCAGAAATGGTCTTGTTATTTTTCAGTTTGCAACTTCTATCATCCTTATTGTAAGCGCCCTGGTGACCAATCAGCAGATACGCTATATCCTGGAAAAAGACCTGGGCTTTAAAAAGGAACAGGTGATTGTCCTGCGTGGCGTGGGTACATTGGGAAATCAGATCCCTAGTCTTAAGAATGAATTAAAGTCCATTCCAAATGTCAGCTCCGTTTCCCTAGGTGATTTTCTCCCTGTCCCCATTGATGGTGCCAAAAGAAATGGTAATCCCTTTTGGAATGAAGGTAGACGAGAGGTCGATATGGCGACACAGGGACAGTTCTGGGAGATTGACCAGGATTATCTTTCTACCTTCGGATTACAATTGACCAAGGGTAGAAATTTCGATCCCAAAATGGCCACGGACAGTACCGCTGCGATCATCAACCAGAAATTGGCGGATGACCTGGGATTAAAAAATCCGATCGGGGCAAAAATAACCAATGGCAATACCTGGACAGTCGTTGGTGTCGTGGACAATTTTATTTTTGAGTCACTGAAGGGTAAAGGGTACGCTGGTCTATGTATGGTACTGCGGGGTTATCCATCACTCCTCTCTATTAAAGTTAAGCCCGAAAACCTACAGCAGACCCTGAACGGGATTAACACTGTATGGAATAAATTTTCACCTAATCAAAAAATCAATTACAGCTTTTTGGATGAGGGCTTTGCTTCCCTTTATCAAGATGTTGAACGGACGAAAAATATATTCAGCTGTTTTGCTATCGTCGCCATTTTTGTGGCAGCCCTTGGTCTCTTTGGACTGGCCACCTATGTGACACAACAGCGGACAAAAGAAATCGGTGTACGGAAGGTACTTGGCGCCAGTACCCTCAGATTACTGAAACTGCTGTCTGGAGACTTTATAAAATTGGTGTTTGTTGCCTTGGTCATTGCCTCACCTGTTGCGTGGTGGGCAATGAACCAATGGCTAAGAGACTTCAACTATAAAATAGATATCAACTGGATATACTTTATTCTGGCGGGTATGGGCGCTGTCCTCATCGCCTTAGGTACCATTAGTTATCAAACATGGAAGGCTATCCGAACCAATCCAGTCGATAGTCTAAGGGATGAATAA
- a CDS encoding FtsX-like permease family protein, giving the protein MAQNDFKLAWRKLLKNKGFTFLNIIGLTLGFTGFILSYQYINRETSFDKWNPNYKEIYQIGLEVEGAFTDETSPSLAPLLKQNLPDIVYAGRKMVYNYGSYPLFGEKTVLIKNTALIDSSAARIFQVENANGPLYKNKDQKDATMVKSPIAELLFKKEDLTFDSPHSIPSMSLDLGMRETIYGTIKKQGLSMIDYDLLFIRELQDIFAENNPFLYQTFIQVRPGTDIAKLTDQINTIYHKEIALKDKIRSSGYAKGKIYLDPLANLHLRPKTGSNTAYIITWIIGILSLLILLLASANFANMIMAQADQRLKELALKKILGSSRWAIVRQLSLEVFILTSGAAVLSLITGALTGNILQKWFNDDLRSYILSSETIIQLCVAVLLTTILSAIYPAIVLSGFKSVNLLKGGLTSILKKGTFRNALLTFQISMAILFISGMLVIRAQLQYMQHTDKGFEPAQVVNFKGVGMYYDNKIDGSFYQLKRRLENDPSIAAVASATNIPGEGEQPPKMEFSYAQKNISFAHVGIDPGYFKTLNIPNLQGNINLSMDQLLRDSLSNYAVINESAAKSLGLSNPIGTKISGCDTDFEIVGLVKDSKAYGFENAVQPTLYSFKNECGSMRIQTTLMVKTRSGMVDQAIETVKKEWTKNTSAKDLPLDYSFMDQQYALQHKKQQELQLAFNSFTSLSVIIAALGLFSMAAYQAALRKKEMSIRKVLGASAQLLFVQLNKPLFKLFLIGIGLTLPVAYLLMDKWLSNFAYHVNIKWWSFLIPIFCIFILILISISFQSLKVARTNPVDSLRDE; this is encoded by the coding sequence ATGGCACAAAATGATTTCAAACTGGCTTGGCGTAAACTCTTAAAAAATAAGGGGTTCACGTTCTTGAACATTATCGGACTGACGCTTGGTTTTACCGGTTTTATCCTTTCCTATCAATACATCAATCGGGAAACAAGCTTTGATAAATGGAATCCAAACTATAAGGAAATCTATCAAATTGGTCTGGAAGTCGAAGGTGCTTTTACAGACGAAACCTCTCCTTCCCTGGCTCCGTTGCTAAAACAGAATTTACCAGATATCGTCTATGCCGGTAGAAAAATGGTCTACAACTATGGTAGCTACCCGCTCTTTGGGGAGAAGACGGTACTTATCAAAAATACCGCATTAATTGATTCTTCTGCTGCCCGGATCTTTCAGGTAGAAAATGCCAACGGACCACTCTACAAAAACAAAGATCAAAAGGATGCGACCATGGTCAAAAGTCCTATTGCGGAACTGCTTTTCAAAAAGGAGGATTTAACATTTGACAGCCCCCATTCCATTCCGTCTATGAGCCTTGATCTGGGTATGCGCGAGACGATTTATGGCACCATCAAAAAGCAAGGTCTATCCATGATTGATTACGATCTTCTTTTTATCCGTGAACTACAGGATATCTTTGCTGAAAATAATCCTTTTTTATACCAGACTTTTATTCAGGTCAGACCGGGTACAGATATCGCTAAGTTGACCGATCAGATCAACACAATCTACCACAAGGAAATCGCACTAAAAGATAAAATACGCTCTTCCGGTTATGCCAAGGGAAAGATCTACCTAGATCCATTGGCTAACTTGCACCTGCGGCCAAAAACAGGAAGTAACACCGCCTATATCATTACATGGATTATCGGTATTCTTTCTCTGTTGATACTCCTGCTCGCATCCGCCAATTTTGCTAATATGATTATGGCTCAAGCCGATCAACGTCTGAAAGAACTTGCGCTTAAAAAAATATTAGGAAGTTCGCGTTGGGCTATTGTCAGACAATTATCACTGGAAGTATTTATACTCACCAGCGGTGCGGCAGTATTGAGTTTAATTACCGGGGCGCTTACGGGCAATATATTACAAAAATGGTTCAATGATGATCTCAGAAGTTATATTTTAAGTTCTGAAACCATTATCCAGCTCTGTGTCGCTGTACTATTAACAACGATCCTTTCCGCAATATACCCTGCCATAGTTCTTTCAGGTTTCAAATCCGTCAATCTGCTCAAAGGCGGATTAACTTCCATACTAAAAAAAGGAACATTCCGAAATGCCTTACTAACTTTTCAGATCAGTATGGCGATTTTGTTTATTTCAGGTATGCTGGTCATTAGGGCCCAGCTTCAGTACATGCAGCATACAGATAAAGGGTTTGAGCCAGCGCAAGTGGTCAATTTCAAGGGAGTGGGCATGTATTACGACAACAAAATTGATGGCTCTTTCTACCAATTGAAACGGCGATTAGAAAATGATCCGAGCATTGCGGCAGTGGCTTCTGCAACAAATATCCCGGGAGAGGGGGAACAACCACCCAAAATGGAGTTCTCCTATGCACAAAAGAATATTTCTTTTGCGCATGTCGGTATCGATCCAGGCTATTTCAAAACATTAAATATCCCCAATCTACAAGGGAATATCAATCTGTCAATGGATCAGTTACTCCGGGATTCCCTTTCCAACTATGCGGTCATCAATGAATCTGCTGCTAAAAGTTTGGGACTTTCGAATCCCATTGGCACGAAAATTAGTGGCTGTGACACAGACTTCGAGATCGTTGGCCTAGTCAAAGATAGTAAGGCCTATGGTTTTGAAAATGCCGTTCAACCTACCCTCTATTCTTTTAAAAATGAGTGCGGGAGCATGCGCATTCAGACGACGCTTATGGTGAAAACAAGATCTGGAATGGTTGATCAGGCAATTGAGACAGTCAAGAAAGAATGGACAAAAAATACATCTGCAAAAGATCTGCCTTTAGACTACTCCTTTATGGATCAGCAATATGCTTTGCAGCATAAGAAACAACAAGAACTACAGCTTGCTTTTAATAGCTTCACGAGCCTTTCGGTTATTATCGCCGCATTGGGCCTGTTCAGCATGGCCGCTTATCAGGCAGCATTGCGCAAAAAAGAAATGAGTATCCGGAAAGTACTCGGTGCCTCGGCACAGCTGCTCTTTGTCCAATTAAATAAACCGCTTTTCAAGCTATTTCTGATAGGTATCGGCCTTACCCTTCCTGTAGCTTATTTACTCATGGACAAATGGCTGTCCAATTTTGCATATCATGTCAATATAAAATGGTGGTCGTTTTTGATCCCGATATTTTGCATATTTATCTTAATATTGATTTCCATTAGCTTCCAATCGTTGAAAGTTGCAAGAACAAATCCAGTAGATAGCCTACGGGATGAATAA
- the plsX gene encoding phosphate acyltransferase PlsX encodes MKIGLDILGGDYAPKATITGAIEAQKQLTGDQKIVLFGKTEETKQLIDQAGGNSSDFEYVEAPEVIAMGEHPTKAITQKPNSSIAKGFEYLKNKEIDSFASAGNTGAMLVGSMFSVKAIPGVLRPAIASIVPKLKSGFGILLDVGANADCKPEMLNQFAMLGSLFAEHVFNVSNPKVGLLNIGEEEEKGNILTTSTYPLLKANDKINFIGNAEGRDLFSDHADVYVCDGFTGNVVLKLAESFYVVTLKKGFKDDFFDRFNYEQYGGSPILGVNAPVIIGHGISTPEAIKNMVLFSRDMIESKFIDSIRSIFN; translated from the coding sequence ATGAAGATTGGTTTAGATATTTTAGGAGGAGATTATGCTCCTAAAGCAACGATAACAGGTGCGATTGAAGCACAAAAACAGCTTACTGGAGACCAAAAAATAGTCCTTTTTGGTAAAACTGAAGAGACTAAACAATTAATCGATCAAGCCGGAGGAAATTCATCTGACTTTGAATATGTGGAAGCTCCAGAAGTCATTGCGATGGGTGAACATCCAACCAAAGCAATAACTCAAAAACCCAACTCAAGTATTGCGAAGGGATTTGAATATTTAAAAAACAAAGAAATCGACTCATTCGCATCCGCCGGTAACACCGGAGCCATGCTCGTGGGATCGATGTTCAGCGTGAAAGCTATCCCAGGCGTATTACGCCCAGCCATAGCATCAATTGTTCCAAAATTGAAATCAGGATTCGGGATCTTACTGGATGTCGGTGCAAACGCGGACTGTAAACCAGAGATGCTGAACCAATTTGCAATGTTGGGCAGCCTCTTTGCCGAGCATGTATTCAATGTATCCAACCCTAAAGTGGGATTATTGAACATCGGAGAAGAAGAAGAAAAAGGAAACATCCTGACAACCTCTACCTACCCCCTACTTAAAGCCAACGACAAGATTAATTTTATCGGAAATGCTGAAGGCCGCGACCTGTTCAGTGACCATGCCGACGTATACGTATGCGATGGATTTACAGGCAATGTGGTCTTGAAACTTGCAGAATCATTTTATGTAGTGACCCTGAAAAAAGGTTTTAAAGATGATTTCTTCGACCGATTCAACTACGAGCAGTACGGCGGTAGCCCAATCTTAGGAGTTAACGCTCCTGTCATTATTGGCCATGGTATTTCAACACCTGAGGCCATTAAAAATATGGTTTTATTTTCAAGAGATATGATCGAGTCTAAATTCATTGACAGCATCAGATCTATTTTCAATTAA
- a CDS encoding DUF177 domain-containing protein, whose translation MKHLKQYRIPFSGLNAGKHNFEFDVNKKFFDCYEHSIVKDGNLKAEVELQKQENLLILHFDIQGEIQLTCDTCLKEFMSPISIQERILVKFTDEDWTDNTEEVLILSKSDHELDIAELLYEYINLAVPYIVKCEEQGEGIQCDPEMLALFTSEPDSEEQKEEEIIDPRWEALRNIKNN comes from the coding sequence GTGAAACATCTAAAACAATACAGAATTCCCTTTTCGGGGCTCAACGCTGGAAAGCACAATTTTGAATTTGACGTTAATAAAAAGTTCTTTGACTGCTACGAACATTCGATTGTAAAAGATGGCAATCTGAAAGCAGAAGTTGAATTGCAAAAACAGGAGAACCTGTTGATTTTGCATTTTGATATCCAAGGCGAGATTCAATTGACTTGTGATACCTGCTTAAAAGAGTTTATGTCACCGATTTCAATTCAAGAACGGATATTGGTCAAATTCACGGATGAAGATTGGACAGACAATACCGAAGAGGTGTTGATCTTATCAAAAAGCGACCATGAGTTGGATATAGCTGAATTATTGTACGAATACATCAATTTGGCAGTTCCCTATATCGTGAAATGTGAAGAGCAGGGAGAAGGCATACAATGCGATCCTGAGATGTTGGCTTTATTTACAAGCGAGCCGGATTCAGAGGAGCAAAAAGAAGAAGAAATTATCGACCCACGTTGGGAAGCATTGAGAAATATTAAAAATAACTAA
- a CDS encoding epoxyqueuosine reductase QueH: MEKKEFVREKLTLPGEGKKLLLHSCCAPCAGEVMEALIASDIDFTIYFYNPNIHPRKEYDLRKEENIRFAEKHNIPFIDADYDVDHWFDLAKGMEQEPERGIRCTMCFDMRFEKTAEYAAANGFDVISSSLGISRWKNMEQINDCGLRAASRHEGMEYWTFNWRKKGGSARMLEVSKKEKFYMQEYCGCAYSLRDTNKWRMANGREKIELGKNYYE; encoded by the coding sequence ATGGAAAAGAAGGAATTTGTACGAGAGAAGTTGACATTACCGGGAGAAGGCAAAAAATTGCTTTTACATTCCTGCTGTGCACCTTGTGCCGGAGAAGTCATGGAAGCATTAATTGCTTCGGATATCGATTTTACGATTTATTTCTACAATCCAAATATCCATCCACGCAAGGAGTATGATCTGCGCAAAGAGGAGAACATTCGATTTGCGGAGAAGCATAATATCCCTTTTATTGACGCGGATTATGATGTAGACCATTGGTTTGATCTGGCTAAAGGCATGGAACAGGAACCTGAGCGAGGAATCCGTTGCACCATGTGTTTTGATATGCGCTTTGAGAAAACAGCGGAATATGCGGCGGCTAATGGCTTTGATGTGATCTCTAGTTCATTGGGTATTTCCCGTTGGAAAAACATGGAGCAGATCAACGACTGTGGCTTACGTGCAGCTTCTCGCCATGAAGGTATGGAGTACTGGACATTCAACTGGCGCAAGAAAGGCGGTTCGGCAAGGATGTTAGAAGTCTCCAAAAAAGAGAAATTCTACATGCAGGAATATTGTGGTTGCGCTTACTCGCTACGTGACACCAATAAATGGCGCATGGCAAATGGACGCGAAAAGATAGAGTTAGGTAAAAATTATTATGAATAA